Within the Natranaeroarchaeum sulfidigenes genome, the region TCCAGTGATCGCACCTTCCGCACCAGCATACACAGCAGCCTCACCCGCAATCACCATGAAGCCGGTGAAGACGAATGCCGGAAGGGCACCGATCGAGGCTGCGAAGGCACCGCCTGCGAACGCCGCCATCCAGAAGACCGGATCCCCCAGTAGCGTTGCTTCGAGTACCACGTTCAGTCACCACCGTCGCGGGCCCAGTCGCGGGAGCGATCGACGGCGTCGGACCAGCGACTGTACATCTCGTCTGCTTCCTCGTTCGACATCTCGGGCTCGAACTCGCGGTCGATCTGCCAGTTCGCGGTGAGTTCGTCCAGATCCGACCAGTAGCCGACCGCGAGACCGGCCGCGTAGGCCGAGCCAAGCGCCGTCGTCTCGTCGACCTCCGGACGTGCAATATCCGTGTCGATGATGTCGGACTGGAGCTGACAGAGGTAGTTGTTCTTGACCGCACCGCCGTCGACACGCAGCGTCTGCATGTCGATCCCGCTGTCGGCCTCCATTGCCTCTGCTACGTCGCGCGTCTGGTACGCGATGGATTCGAGGGTTGCCCGCACGATGTGTTCGCGTCGGGTCCCACGCGTCATGCCAACAATGGTTCCGCGTGCGCGCTGGTCCCAGTGTGGCGCACCGAGTCCAGTAAACGCGGGAACGAAGTAGACGCCGTCCGTCGAGTCGACGCTGCGCGCGAGCTCCTCGGTCTCGGCGGCGTCCTCGATGAGATCCATATCGTTGAGCCACTCGATCGCCGCGCCAGTGATGAAGATCGATCCTTCGAGCGCGTACTGGACCTCCTCACCCGAGCGCTGGAAACCAACAGTCGTCAACAGGCCGTTTTCGCTGGTGACGGCCTCGTTGCCCGTGTTCATCAGGAAGAAGCTCCCAGTTCCGTAGGTGTTCTTTGCATCGCCAGCCTCGAAACACGTCTGGCCGAACAGGGCCGCCTGCTGGTCCCCGAGCGCACCGGCGACAGGGACTTCCGCGTTCAGGAACCCATCGGGGTCGGTCGAGCCGTACGTCTTCTCGTCGCTGGAGGGTCGGACCTCGGGCAGCATCTCTTTGGGCACGCGGAACTCCTCACAGAGTT harbors:
- the glpK gene encoding glycerol kinase GlpK, with protein sequence MTDNTYVGAVDQGTTGTRFMVFDHSGQVVANAYEKHEQIYPEPGWVEHDPREIWENTKQVIQDALNDAGLTPDQLEAIGVTNQRETTLLWDADTGRPLHNALVWQDRRTTDRIETLQEEGKADDVQAKTGLEPDAYFSATKAEWLLDNADPIKTQRARPADVRERAAEGDVLFGTIDTWVIYNLTGNHITDVSNASRTMLFDIHEMEWDDELCEEFRVPKEMLPEVRPSSDEKTYGSTDPDGFLNAEVPVAGALGDQQAALFGQTCFEAGDAKNTYGTGSFFLMNTGNEAVTSENGLLTTVGFQRSGEEVQYALEGSIFITGAAIEWLNDMDLIEDAAETEELARSVDSTDGVYFVPAFTGLGAPHWDQRARGTIVGMTRGTRREHIVRATLESIAYQTRDVAEAMEADSGIDMQTLRVDGGAVKNNYLCQLQSDIIDTDIARPEVDETTALGSAYAAGLAVGYWSDLDELTANWQIDREFEPEMSNEEADEMYSRWSDAVDRSRDWARDGGD